A stretch of Argiope bruennichi chromosome 10, qqArgBrue1.1, whole genome shotgun sequence DNA encodes these proteins:
- the LOC129987627 gene encoding uncharacterized protein LOC129987627, whose protein sequence is MQKLTKLEDFPVEVTPHRTLNFSRGVISDLDLFDCSENELIRELHSQKVCAAHRIKIKHGRYEVCLPWSDDKSPLPNNLDLARKRLDYTTSKLIAMNMYEKYENILLNWLDEDIIEEVPTNETNSYGNYLPHRAVIKLSSSTTPIRPVFDASARLANYPSLNQCLECGPNLIELIPNILLRFREGQLGVIADIRKAFLQISIRKEDRDFLRFLWWENREEKKLRVFRHTRVVFGVKCSPFLLASVIEYHIQKCEGFEKSLKKRPLESFYIDNVVTSVDSKDQLDRFIDNSKTLIAKGGFDLREWEWSGDCETNSKEETQVLGLIWNKKLDTLKINMKLLDGINVEKVTKRSMLSTVHKVFDLFGFTAPVMLCPKIMLQKAWTLGTSWDEEITGELRKEFLQWFQELKHLSDIQIPRCVQASSKDISNCTIHTFVDGSKDAYAAVTFLRIENNGRIELFLLAAKSRVAPLRGTTIPRMELLAAVIGARLANSVVEALGWKNVTIYYWSDSITVLAWILREENWSVFVRNRVQEIRKLSNPTSWRHIPGDKNPADLPSRVCKAKHLVSLRWWKGPQWMKNAFEFQNIMGSTNHDWNEEEIRKEKSKTTFILSNNEACGVANWYYRYFSNYDRIVRLVAWILRFKNNCKNITEKRHEEEKRLKTLQVFKDDLGIIRLKTKIIYRKDSEDFLKPIVLPPKHEVVKRLIYNAHVKNCHAGVQILLNALREKYWILNGRKAVKHVVASCITCKRYSSKNIEVISPTPLPENRVKDAAVFQITGVDMAGPLFLKDKKSWVLIFTCAVYRAVHFELVTAASTDVFLMAFRRFVSRRGR, encoded by the exons atgGTCGATATGAGGTTTGTTTACCATGGTCTGATGATAAGTCACCTTTGCCCAACAACTTGGATTTGGCGAGGAAAAGGCTCGACTACACTACCTCAAAACTTATAGCTATGaatatgtatgagaaatatgaaaatattcttctaaattggtTAGATGAAGACATAATAGAGGAAGTTCCTACCAACGAAACGAACtcttatggtaattatttaccTCACCGTGCAGTGATAAAACTAAGCAGCAGCACTACTCCAATTCGTCCGGTGTTTGACGCTTCAGCGAGATTAGCAAATTATCCATCTTTGAATCAGTGCTTGGAATGTGGTCCTAATCTCATTGAGcttattccaaatattcttcTTCGATTCAGAGAAGGACAGCTTGGCGTTATAGCTGACATCAGGAAAGCTTTTCTGCAAATTAGTATTCGTAAAGAGGATAGAGACTTCCTTCGGTTTTTGTGGTgggaaaatagagaagaaaagaaattgagagtTTTTCGTCACACAAGAGTTGTTTTTGGGGTAAAATGTAGCCCTTTTCTTTTAGCTTCAGTAATTGAGTAccatattcaaaaatgtgaaggatttgaaaaatctttgaagaaaagacCTTTGGAGAGTTTCTACATTGATAATGTCGTTACTAGTGTCGACAGTAAAGACCAATTAGATCGATTCATTGACAATTCTAAAACCTTGATCGCAAAAGGTGGTTTTGATCTTAGAGAATGGGAATGGTCTGGCGACTGTGAAACTAATTCAAAGGAAGAAACTCAGGTATTAGGtcttatttggaataagaaattagacactttgaaaattaacatgaaattacTGGATGGCATTAATgtggaaaaagtaactaaaaggaGTATGTTATCTACAGTACATAAAGTATTTGATCTTTTTGGATTCACTGCACCAGTGATGCTTTGTCcaaaaataatgctacaaaaggCATGGACATTAGGTACAAGTTGGGATGAAGAAATAACTGGTGAGCTTCGTAAAGAATTTCTACAGTGGTTTCAAGAACTTAAGCATTTGTCTGACATACAGATTCCTAGGTGTGTTCAAGCATCTTCAAAAGATATAAGTAACTGCACTATTCATACGTTTGTTGATGGAAGCAAAGATGCATATGCTGCTGTTACATtccttagaatagaaaataatggtcGAATCGAGCTATTTCTACTTGCAGCGAAATCTCGAGTGGCTCCTTTAAGAGGCACAACTATCCCAAGAATGGAACTTCTTGCGGCGGTGATTGGAGCGAGGCTAGCGAATTCAGTTGTTGAAGCTCTTGGTTGGAAAAATGTTACGATATATTACTGGAGTGATTCTATAACAGTGCTTGCATGGATATTACGAGAAGAAAATTGGTCTGTCTTCGTTAGGAATAGAGTCCAAGAGATAAGGAAGTTGAGTAATCCTACATCATGGAGACACATACCTGGTGATAAGAATCCGGCAGATTTACCTTCCAGAGTCTGCAAGGCAAAACATCTAGTCTCCCTAAGATGGTGGAAGGGTCCACAatggatgaaaaatgcttttgaatttcaaaacattatgggtTCCACCAACCATGATTGGAATGAAGAAGAGATTAGAAAAGAAAAGTCTAAGAcgacttttatattatcaaataatgaagcctGTGGTGTTGCAAACTGGTACTACAGATATTTTTCGAACTATGATAGAATAGTTCGTCTTGTTGCATGGATCCTCCGCTTCAAGaacaactgcaaaaatataactGAGAAAAGGCATG aagaagaaaagagattaaaaacccTACAAGTATTTAAAGACGATCTTGGCATCAttcgtttgaaaactaaaattatttatcgcaagGACAGTGAAGATTTTCTTAAACCTATTGTTCTTCCTCCGAAGCATGAAGTGGTAAAGCGGTTAATCTATAATGCTCACGTTAAGAACTGTCATGCTGGAGTCCAGATACTATTGAATGCACTTAGAGAAAAGTACTGGATCCTAAATGGAAGAAAAGCGGTGAAACATGTGGTGGCCAGTTGCATTACGTGTAAAAGATATAGCTCAAAGAACATAGAAGTTATAAGTCCCACCCCCCTTCCAGAAAATAGAGTAAAGGATGCTGCGGTGTTTCAGATAACTGGCGTTGATATGGCTGGACCTTTATTCCTTAAAGACAAGAAGAGCTGGGTTCTAATTTTTACTTGTGCAGTGTACAGAGCAGTTCATTTCGAGCTTGTTACTGCTGCATcgactgatgtttttttaatggcctTTAGGAGATTTGTTTCTCGCAGAGGAAGATGA
- the LOC129987628 gene encoding uncharacterized protein LOC129987628 encodes MNNTIYCDNGSNFVGAANYLKQLDWNRIQKYGAINSIDWKFNSPTAAWWGGWWERLIRILKDLLKKVLGQGRLNYEEMITVLADCERVINSRPLTYICEEGAIKPISPSMFIQDVHECNLPDIDAVEQNSVSNRFKYRQAVLKDLRNRFRSEYLGRITKIIPGKDGHVRLVRVQTSQQNFLRPIQRIYPLELTSSDDFSTSMTQDDLNKTNDITKTSDSTSGNEMKFSRAGRRIKLPEKLNLKFILF; translated from the exons ATGAACAACACAATATACTGCGATAATGGCTCCAATTTTGTTGGAGCagccaactatttaaaacaactggATTGGAACCGTATCCAAAAATATGGAGCAATAAACTCTATTGACTGGAAGTTTAATTCTCCAACTGCTGCCTGGTGGGGCGGATGGTGggagagattaattagaattttaaaagatcttttgaagAAAGTTTTAGGACAGGGACGTCTCAATTATGAGGAGATGATAACGGTTTTGGCAGACTGCGAGCGTGTAATCAACTCAAGACCTCTAACTTACATTTGCGAAGAGGGAGCTATAAAACCAATTTCTCCATCGATGTTCATACAAGACGTGCATGAATGCAATCTTCCTGATATAGATGCTGTAGAGCAAAATTCTGTGAGCAATAGATTCAAATACAGACAAGCAGTGCTTAAAGACTTAAGAAATCGTTTCAGATCTGAGTATTTGG GTCGTATAACAAAAATCATACCAGGTAAAGATGGACATGTACGACTTGTTCGAGTGCAAACTTCACAGCAGAATTTCCTGCgaccaattcaaagaatatatccatTAGAGTTAACATCCTCTGATGACTTCTCCACTTCGATGACACAAGATGATTTGAATAAGACAAATGACATCACCAAAACTTCTGACAGTACTTCTGGCaacgagatgaaatttagtagagccggaagaagaattaaattgccagaGAAACtgaacttgaaatttattttgttttga
- the LOC129987872 gene encoding zinc finger protein 271-like produces MFKCEFCKKAFSQNSNLKVHLRLHTGEKPYACEFCNKPFSRKASLKRHLRTHTGEKPYVCDICNKDFSDDWNLKRHIRTHTGEKSYACEFCNKLFADNGSLKKHLRTHTGEKPYPCEFCNKLFSDKDSLKKHLRTHTAEKPYRCEFCNKPFSDRSSCKRHLRAHTGEKPYACEFCNKLFSHRKDLITHLRTHTGEKPYACEFCNKLFSDRKSLKNHLRTHTGEKPYACEFCNKRFSDRKNLITHLRTHTGEKPYACENCNKLFSNRESLKKHLRTHTGEKPYVCEFCTKAFLDKGSCKRHIHTHTGEKPYTCDLCNKPFSDKTHLTRHLRTHTKEKPDA; encoded by the coding sequence atgtttaaatgcgAATTTTGCAAGAAAGCCTTTTCACAAAACAGTAATTTAAAGGTACATTTACGTCTGCATACGGGTGAAAAACCGTATGCttgtgaattttgtaacaaacccTTTTCACGTAAGGCGAGTTTGAAAAGACATTTGCGTAcacatacgggagagaaaccgtATGTATGTGATATTTGTAACAAAGACTTTTCGgatgattggaatttaaaaagacATATCCGTACGCATACTGGGGAGAAATCGTAtgcatgtgaattttgtaacaaactcTTTGCAGATAATGggagtttaaaaaaacatttacgtaCGCATACTGGAGAGAAACCTTATccatgtgaattttgtaacaaacttTTTTCAGATAAggacagtttaaaaaaacatttacgtaCACATACAGCAGAGAAACCTTATAgatgtgaattttgtaacaaaccaTTTTCGGATAGAAGTAGCTGCAAAAGACATTTACGTGCGCATACTGGAGAGAAACCATAtgcatgtgaattttgtaacaaacttTTTTCACATAGGAAGGATTTAATAACACATTTACGTACGCATACTGGTGAGAAACCATAtgcatgtgaattttgtaacaaactcTTTTCAGATAGGAAGAGTTTAAAAAACCACTTACGTACGCATACTGGAGAGAAACCATAtgcatgtgaattttgtaacaaacgTTTTTCAGATAGGAAGAATTTAATAACACATTTACGTACGCATACTGGTGAGAAACCATATGCATGTGAAAATTGTAACAAACTCTTTTCAAATAGGgagagtttaaaaaaacatttacgtacgcatacgggagagaaaccatATGTATGTGAATTTTGTACGAAAGCCTTTTTGGATAAGGGGAGTTGCAAAAGACATATACATACGCATACTGGAGAGAAACCGTATACATGTGATCTTTGTAACAAACCCTTTTCGGATAAGACGCATTTAACAAGACATTTAcgaacgcatacgaaagagaaaccggaCGCATGA